From Magnolia sinica isolate HGM2019 chromosome 13, MsV1, whole genome shotgun sequence, one genomic window encodes:
- the LOC131224146 gene encoding NAC domain-containing protein 10-like encodes MAQIYEGNFKHGIGNELYFFTPRKYKDVGGSRRNRSVNGGFWKTTSSDKQIHINGNDLIGFKKTFAFYDGKQGKATKTGWIMHEYRLPPTSSVLDAQSYVGNSKQKMGDGFVLCRIYKRQPSSHNFTDAMISEGTLPSMVMPVEEDVTSNAPCSSSEDTTTLNIATSMLSQDMCNVVEEDSWGDFMSNQSHEYPYPHHSDMLLGNEFHNLSTVGDFIENTMDAQDHISNYFDGPIGGSLEFYPLC; translated from the exons GAAATTTCAAGCATGGCATCGGCAATGAGTTATATTTCTTCACTCCTAGGAAGTACAAGGATGTGGGAGGATCACGGAGAAACCGCTCAGTGAATGGCGGTTTTTGGAAAACAACTAGTAGTGATAAACAAATCCATATTAATGGCAATGACCTCATCGGATTTAAGAAGACATTCGCTTTTTATGACGGAAAGCAAGGAAAGGCCACAAAAACTGGTTGGATTATGCACGAGTATAGGCTTCCTCCCACCAGCTCAGTTCTGGATGCACAGAGTTATGTTGGAAATAGTAAACAAAAGATG GGTGATGGATTTGTTTTATGTAGAATTTATAAGAGGCAACCCAGCTCTCATAATTTCACTGATGCTATGATCAGTGAAGGAACATTGCCGTCAATGGTGATGCCCGTTGAAGAAGACGTCACAAGCAATGCCCCATGCTCTTCTTCGGAGGATACAACTACATTGAACATAGCTACTAGTATGCTCTCACAGGACATGTGCAATGTGGTAGAAGAAGATAGCTGGGGAGACTTCATGAGCAACCAATCACATGAATATCCATATCCGCATCATTCAGACATGCTTTTGGGCAATGAATTTCATAACCTGTCCACTGTAGGAGACTTCATTGAGAACACAATGGACGCTCAGGATCATATCTCCAACTATTTTGATGGACCCATTGGTGGTTCTTTGGAATTTTACCCATTGTGTTAG